One stretch of Ananas comosus cultivar F153 linkage group 6, ASM154086v1, whole genome shotgun sequence DNA includes these proteins:
- the LOC109712169 gene encoding aspartic proteinase nepenthesin-1-like, with protein MYAVKPSEHMLPILVLLLVSLVPPAISAFDRLRVDLTHVDAGRNFTKFELLQRMALRSRARGAMLAPKAAGGSANSISTTDVPVSPNAGEYTIGVSIGTPAQPLLLILDTGSDLVWTQCQPCLSCFDQSFPLYDPSQSSTYSRLACSSKLCQALPLSACHAQCLYLYSYGDNSTTVGTLASEAFTFGSANNVTVPNLGFGCGFLNGGIFNNESGIAGFGRGPLSLISQLGVGKFSYCFISYDDDDSKSSALMLGSAANLNGSSTNFRSTPFIMNPSRPTFYYLSLDGITVGTTRLPIPKSAFALQQIGTGGVIIDSGTSITQLTTVAYKLVRSAFLSQVKLPVANSTAEGFDLCFSLPSSPSAKVDVPKLIFHFEGADMDLPRDNYLPQDSSVGLMCLVMFDSGGKISIIGNFQQQNMHIVYDLDDQKLSFAPARCDQL; from the coding sequence ATGTATGCTGTTAAGCCCTCTGAACATATGCTGCCGATTCTGGTGCTCCTCCTCGTCTCGCTAGTCCCTCCGGCCATTTCTGCCTTCGACCGTCTGCGCGTGGACCTGACCCACGTCGACGCGGGCCGGAACTTCACCAAATTCGAGCTCCTGCAGCGCATGGCGCTCCGAAGCAGGGCCCGGGGCGCGATGCTCGCGCCCAAGGCCGCGGGGGGTTCCGCCAATTCGATATCCACAACTGACGTGCCTGTCTCGCCGAATGCCGGTGAGTACACCATCGGAGTTTCCATCGGCACGCCGGCACAGCCTCTTCTGCTCATCCTTGACACTGGTAGCGATCTCGTCTGGACGCAGTGCCAGCCCTGCCTCTCGTGCTTCGACCAGAGCTTTCCTTTGTACGATCCTTCACAGTCATCCACCTACTCGCGGCTCGCCTGCTCCAGCAAGCTCTGCCAGGCTCTTCCACTATCCGCCTGCCACGCACAATGCCTCTATCTTTACAGTTACGGCGACAACTCAACCACCGTCGGCACTCTCGCCAGCGAGGCCTTCACCTTCGGGTCCGCTAACAACGTCACGGTCCCAAACCTCGGGTTCGGCTGTGGGTTTCTCAACGGGGGCATCTTCAACAACGAATCCGGGATTGCCGGCTTCGGTCGCGGGCCCTTGTCTCTCATCTCTCAGTTAGGAGTCGGAAAGTTCTCTTACTGCTTCATTTCCTACGATGACGACGATTCGAAGAGCAGCGCACTCATGTTAGGATCAGCTGCCAATCTAAACGGCAGCTCTACTAACTTCCGGTCGACTCCGTTCATTATGAATCCTTCACGGCCAACCTTCTATTACCTCTCTCTCGACGGTATAACGGTCGGCACGACCCGTCTACCGATACCGAAGTCGGCATTCGCGCTGCAGCAAATCGGGACTGGCGGAGTGATCATAGACTCCGGCACGTCCATCACACAGCTAACCACGGTTGCTTACAAGCTCGTGAGGAGCGCCTTCTTGTCACAGGTGAAGCTGCCCGTGGCTAACAGCACCGCAGAGGGCTTCGACCTTTGCTTCTCGCTGCCGTCGTCTCCATCAGCAAAGGTGGACGTGCCGAAGCTGATATTCCACTTCGAAGGCGCAGATATGGATCTGCCGCGCGACAACTACTTGCCTCAGGATTCCAGCGTCGGTTTAATGTGCTTGGTGATGTTCGATTCCGGCGGCAAAATCTCTATAATTGGTAATTTTCAGCAGCAGAATATGCACATAGTCTACGATCTGGACGATCAGAAGTTATCTTTTGCTCCTGCGCGGTGCGATCAGCTGTAA